In Nitrosomonas ureae, the sequence CCACCGCCCATTGCACTTGTTCTTGGGTAACCTCAATCAACTCCATTACCTTGGGGAAATACTGACGCAGTAACCCGTTGCTGTTCTCGTTCAAGCCACGCTCCCATGAACGGTAGGGGTGAGCGAAATAAACATCCGCATTGAGTTTCGCCGAGATGGTTTCATGCTCCGCAAACTCTTTTCCGTTGTCGAATGTCATGGTGTAGCACTTGTCTTTATGGGGACGCAGCAGCCGCGTTATCGCCGCCGTCACACCCGATGCCTGTTTGCCGGGTACTTGGGCTGCCAGTATGTAGCGCGACTTCCGTTCAGCCAATGTGACCAATGCGCCTCGATGGTTCTTTGTCGATCACGGTGCCGCCTTCCCAGTCGCCTATGTGGCTCTTCTGATCGACAATCCCCGGGCGTTCGTTAATCCCGATCCGGTTCTTGATCGTACCCCGGCGTTCTTGACCACCGGCGTAACGTTTTCTGTGTGGTTTCTGGCAGCGTAAGTGTTGCCACAGGTCGCCACCACGGCGTTTGTCTTCATAAATGTACACGTAGATCGTCTCATGGCTGATTCTCAACCCGCATTCCAGTACAAGTCGGCAAGATGCTTGTTCCGGGCTCATGTCCAACCAAATCAGTCGTTCAACTTCCGTCCATTCCAGCAATGAGTGACGCTGTACTGAGGTATGCTGATTTTCAAGGAATCCGAAGTTTCATAAAATGAGAACATGAAATGGAGGATGGAGATGGAATTACCCCGCGCACAATATAGCCAGGAATTTAGGGAGCAATCAGTTAAGTTTTTTAAAGAAAGTGGGTTAACTTTGGTTGAGGCAGCAAAACGGCTTTCTTTACCGGAAAGCACATTAAAGAATTGGGTTTATGCTGACAAACGAGGAGAACTTGCATTGGTAGGTAAGCATCAGAAGCCTCTGACTGAAGTTGAATTAGAGCTGTCCAGAGTTAAACGAGAATTAGCAGAAGTGAAGATGGAGCGTGACTTTATAAAAAAGTGTGTTGGAGATTCAACCGGTCATTGCAACACTGCTGAAATTTTCTGTGATGGCGATAAAAAATTCAACGTTTTTCTAGGTCGATCATTTAACTCTTCTGCCATCATGTCGAGTTGCTCCTGTGAATAAACGGATAGATCGGTCTTCTTAGGCATATATTGACGGAGTAGTTTATTAGTATTCTCATTGGTTCCTTTTTGCCAAGGTGACTTAGGATCACAGAAATAGACTTTGATATCGGTATCAATAGTGAACAGTTTGTGCTGCGCCAATTCCATCCCTCGATCCCAGGTCAACGATTTTTTCAGTTGCTGGGGCAGCTCAATGACTTTCTGGGTGATAGCACTAACCACAGCATGAGTATCGTTCCCGGTTAATTTAACCAGCAACGTATAGCGGGAGCTTCGTTCGACTAAGGTTGCGATATACGACTTTTGGGTGTCGCAGATTAAATCGCCTTCCCAGTGTCCCGGGATGATTCGATCGTTCACCTCTTGCGGCCGATCATGGATGGATACTGCATCAATAATGCCGCCCCGGGCATTTCCTTTGGTATTGAAGTGCCTGGATTGACGCATCACCCGTTGCGTCCGCAACTGCCGGAGCAGCTCTTTTTTTAAAGCACCGCGCGATTGAATAAACAGCGTTTTATAGATGGTTTCGTGTGAAATATGCATAGCCGATGCTTCAGGATAAGTTTGTTTCAACCAACCCGCCACTTGTTCTGGCGACCACTGGCTAGCCAGTTTATCCGATACGATAGCGCGTAAGTTGGCGTCGTCATTAGGCTTACAGGTCTTTGGCCGTTTGGCTTTCACCCAGGCGCGTCTATCGGCTGCTACGGCACGGTATTTCGATAGTCCGCCATTGCGGTTGATTTCTCGGGAAACCGTTGACGTGGCCCTGTTGAGATTTCTGGCAATCGCCCTAAAGGATAAATTAGCCGATAGGCCTCGTGATATTTCCTCACGCTCTAGTAATGACAAGTCCCTGACCGAACGTTTGGGTGGCGATGGCTTTATTCCACCGGATTTTTGTAAGTAGCAAAATACCGAACCGGCATGTTTATTCAATTGCCGGCCGATTTCACTCAACGATTTACCTTGTGACCATAGCTGCCACATGGTTTCCTGTTGATGATACGTAAAACTTCGTTTTGAGGGTTGATAATTCATGAGCTCACTCCAAAATGTAAACTATACAATTTAAAAGATTCCTGCACAACCTTGCCTGGCAGTGCAATAACCAACTAAAATAGAGGGGGTTAAAAGACAGCTGGAGCAAAAGATGCAGATGAGTTTTGGAACACTGGAAAGCAGAGCGATTGAATCGAGATAATGTTCTGGTGAAGATTGAAGCCCTAATTGAGTGGGAGGAATTACGTCCGAAACTTACGGGTTTATACAAGCGCGAGTTATCGCATGGTGGAGGCCAAGAGCCGTTTGATGGGTTGTTGATGTTCAAAGCGATCCTGCTAGGTCAGTGGCATAGTTTATCGGACGCTGCGTTGGAGCAAGCACTGTGTGTACGCATTGATTTTCTGCAATTTTGCGGACTGTCCTTGTCGGATGCGATACCGGACGAAACCACTTTATGCCGGTTCCGTAACCGGCTAATAACCAACGACCGGCTAGATGATCTGCTGGCCTCTATTAATGAACAGCTTCAATGCCACGGATTGATGATCAAGGGTGCGACAGGAGCGGTCATTGATGCCACGCTGATTGAGTCAGCGGCACGCCCTAAAAAGACCATCACACTGGAGGTGGATGCCGAAGAAGGTAAGATTGTTCAGTTTGAAGATGGCAGTCAGCCTGGAATCAACTGTATCGAAGAACAAAGCGCGGATCCGGATGCGACCTGGCTAAAGAAAGGCAGGAAGTCGCAGTTTGGCTACCGCAGTTACCTGGTGGTGGACGCACAAGACGGCTATGTGCGCGGGGTTCACACCGCCCCTGCCAACCAGAGCGAAATGATGCATTTCGAAGCCGCTATCGATGGTGCGCATATCGAGGCGAATCGGGTGTATGCCGACAAGGGATCCGCCAGCAATGCCAATCGGCAATTTCTAAGAAAGCAAAAGATCAAGAGCGCAATCATGCATCGCGCGTACAAGAATAAACCCCTCTCGTCACGCCAGAAGCTGGCGAATCAATTGATCAGTAAAAAACGCTATATTGTCGAACAGTGTTTCGGCACAATCAAACGCTTATTCAGAATGGGACGCGCCAGCTACTTCGGTACGACAAAAGTCAACGCCCAAGTCATACTGAAAAGTATCTGCATGAATCTAAAAAAAGCAGCCAACAAAATCTTCGTAGACCAACCATTAAGGGGAGCGATCCGTCCAAATATTACATAAGGGGGAAAAATTCACCTAAAAAAAGGAAAAAACTCCACTTTCTATTAAAGTGACGTGCAACAAGTGTCACTTGGAAAATTTTCTCTGTCACTACAGCAAAATTCTTGCGGTTGTGCAGAGGTCTTTTTAAGTGTTGCTTTCACCCATTGAATCTCCAAGTATCAGTTTTTTTTTAATATAAAACAGGGTTGAGCGTTAAATATGGACATTGAAGAACTGTGTCAGCAGGTTATGACCTCCAAAGAAGTGGTTGTTC encodes:
- a CDS encoding IS5 family transposase, producing MEHWKAERLNRDNVLVKIEALIEWEELRPKLTGLYKRELSHGGGQEPFDGLLMFKAILLGQWHSLSDAALEQALCVRIDFLQFCGLSLSDAIPDETTLCRFRNRLITNDRLDDLLASINEQLQCHGLMIKGATGAVIDATLIESAARPKKTITLEVDAEEGKIVQFEDGSQPGINCIEEQSADPDATWLKKGRKSQFGYRSYLVVDAQDGYVRGVHTAPANQSEMMHFEAAIDGAHIEANRVYADKGSASNANRQFLRKQKIKSAIMHRAYKNKPLSSRQKLANQLISKKRYIVEQCFGTIKRLFRMGRASYFGTTKVNAQVILKSICMNLKKAANKIFVDQPLRGAIRPNIT